The following proteins are co-located in the Triticum aestivum cultivar Chinese Spring chromosome 1A, IWGSC CS RefSeq v2.1, whole genome shotgun sequence genome:
- the LOC123180427 gene encoding pentatricopeptide repeat-containing protein At1g07740, mitochondrial, translating to MPITQRASPMLPNSRARHRRDPSKLLYKPRPPPEPHPFLLHLKSLPSPVAAAAALLSAPRRLHDHPFASCVLYRLARARLFPLLLPLLSALRARRAPLRATVFAGLIDRLGAASRPDAALLVFFRAVPAFCSHSNATFHALIHCLVCNGRVDAARNMLPRAAKLGVRPNAVSYNIILKGLCGRDGSAGARVVLDEMLGRGVRPTVVTFNTLVGAACQEGDVGAAERLKEEMVRRGVSPNAVTYSLLMRGLCDAGRLDDAKKLMFDMEYQGCQTEAVNYGVLMSAYARQGDVDAIKGLLSDMRKRKLGPDDASYNVLIKCLCDSGRVEEAHKALVEMQLKDGTAPSAATYRVLADGCCRAGDFGLGLRVFNAMLSSGHRPLGHTFKHLAKGLGEDGKAEEACFVLEKMAESGIWMDAEGWRSLATCVCSGGAGEVKLVDELALSS from the coding sequence ATGCCAATCACCCAAAGGGCCTCACCGATGCTTCCGAACTCGAGAGCCCGCCACCGGCGCGACCCGAGCAAGCTCCTCTACAAGCCgcggccgccgccggagccgcacccGTTCCTGCTCCACCTCAAGTCGCTCCCTTCCCCGGTCGCCGCGGCGGCCGCGCTCCTCTCGGCGCCGCGCCGCCTCCACGACCACCCCTTCGCCTCCTGCGTGCTCTACCGCCTCGCCCGCGCGCGCCTCTTcccgctcctcctcccgctcctctccGCGCTCCGCGCCCGCCGCGCCCCGCTCCGCGCCACCGTCTTCGCGGGGCTCATCGACCGCCTCGGCGCCGCCTCCCGCCCCGACGCGGCTCTCCTCGTCTTCTTCCGCGCCGTGCCCGCCTTCTGCTCCCACTCCAACGCCACCTTCCACGCGCTGATCCACTGCCTCGTCTGCAACGGCCGCGTGGACGCCGCCCGGAACATGCTCCCCCGGGCCGCCAAGCTCGGCGTCCGCCCCAACGCCGTCTCCTACAACATCATCCTCAAGGGGCTGTGCGGCCGGGACGGGTCCGCGGGCGCCCGCgtggtgctcgacgaaatgctcgGCCGCGGCGTCCGGCCCACGGTGGTCACCTTCAACACCCTGGTCGGGGCGGCGTGCCAGGAAGGGGACGTGGGCGCCGCGGAGCGGCTCAAGGAAGAGATGGTGCGCCGGGGCGTCTCGCCGAACGCCGTGACATACTCCCTCCTGATGCGGGGCCTGTGCGACGCCGGTCGGCTGGACGACGCCAAGAAACTGATGTTCGACATGGAGTACCAGGGCTGCCAGACCGAGGCGGTGAACTACGGCGTGCTGATGAGCGCCTACGCGAGGCAGGGTGACGTCGACGCCATCAAGGGGCTGCTCTCCGACATGCGCAAGCGCAAGCTCGGGCCCGACGACGCGAGCTACAACGTCCTGATCAAGTGCCTGTGTGACAGCGGCAGGGTGGAGGAAGCGCACAAGGCGCTCGTCGAGATGCAGCTCAAAGACGGCACGGCGCCAAGCGCGGCGACGTACCGCGTCCTGGCCGACGGGTGCTGCAGAGCCGGCGATTTCGGGTTGGGGCTACGGGTTTTCAACGCCATGCTGTCCAGCGGGCATCGTCCCCTAGGTCACACCTTCAAGCACCTGGCGAAAGGGCTCGgcgaggacggcaaggcggaggaaGCCTGCTTCGTCTTGGAGAAGATGGCGGAGAGTGGGATTTGGATGGATGCAGAAGGGTGGCGGTCTCTTGCTACATGCGTCTGCAGCGGCGGTGCAGGTGAGGTGAAGCTCGTCGATGAGCTAGCGTTGTCATCTTGA
- the LOC123180437 gene encoding uncharacterized protein, translating into MADPAALPIVPCPDCGRNVVTYVARRGQNACRCFYKCRNHNPSAGGCDFYRWQEGYAAHLANLEGGEAAVGQIGPGQMQGGQAVEAQVVQADHGQPVQQNGPPEASQAASFASAVA; encoded by the exons ATGGCGGATCCAGCTGCTCTGCCAATCGTGCCTTGTCCGGATTGCGGCAGGAACGTGGTGACCTACGTTGCTAGGCGCGGGCAGAACGCCTGTCGGTGTTTCTACAAGTGCCGGAATCACAAC CCTTCAGCGGGCGGATGCGATTTCTACAGGTGGCAGGAAGGCTATGCAGCGCATCTGGCCAATCTTGAAGGAGGAGAAGCTGCTGTGGGTCAAATCGGTCCGGGTCAGATGCAGGGTGGGCAAGCTGTCGAAGCTCAAGTTGTGCAGGCTGATCACGGCCAgccggtgcagcaaaatgggccGCCGGAGGCGTCGCAGGCTGCATCGTTTGCTAGTGCGGTCGCATGA
- the LOC123065838 gene encoding uncharacterized membrane protein YuiD, translated as MRATEMLTAAAGAAAGTTPSTASVAGLAGASGGVPAAGAGGNFPLGAALLAFAFANLVNVLSIWLKEKKWDARKFLTSSGVISSLSAAVASLAVAVGQQEGGDSSVFALALVFAAVVMYDASGVRFHTGRQAALLNQIVSDLSPEHPIISTFRPLREPLGHSPFQVFAGALVGCTVAYLMGNSSV; from the exons ATGAGGGCCACCGAGATGTTGACCGCCGCGGCGGGGGCTGCCGCCGGGACGACGCCCTCCACGGCCTCGGTGGCCGGCCTGGCCGGGGCCAGCGGGGGCGTCCCCGCCGCGGGCGCCGGCGGGAACTTCCCCCTCGGCGCCGCCCTCCTCGCCTTCGCCTTCGCCAACCTCGTCAACGTCCTCTCCATCTG GTTAAAGGAGAAGAAGTGGGATGCAAGGAAGTTTCTTACATCTTCCGGAGTTATTTCATCTCTTTCTGCGGCCGTGGCAAGTTTGGCTGTGGCGGTTGGCCAACAAGAAGGCGGAGATAGCTCTGTTTTTGCCCTTGCATTGGTTTTTGCTGCCGTT GTAATGTATGATGCATCAGGAGTTAGGTTTCACACAGGCCGCCAAGCTGCG TTGTTAAATCAAATAGTTTCTGATTTATCACCGGAACATCCAATTATCTCTACCTTCCGGCCGCTTCGGGAACCTCTTGGACACAGTCCATTTCAG GTTTTTGCCGGAGCCCTTGTTGGTTGTACAGTAGCGTATTTAATGGGGAATTCTTCTGTATGA